The following are encoded in a window of Roseimaritima ulvae genomic DNA:
- a CDS encoding flagellin N-terminal helical domain-containing protein — MSVSPVSGTRISVPLQTQQLVSQMSADQLSIQSYYDQLSTGRRIQRMGDDPVVASRAIGLQNSIRYGEQLVRNADQASAFYAATDETLSQIDDALIEAKSAAVAAAQGVLTDDERESIAVGIRQSIDQVLAGSNATFRDHQLLGGILSEGPAFVQEGSTVLFTGTQATGTVRAASGIDLQGSLAISEALGSSEPIVEGASLNSALDGDTRLVDAHAGKGVTTGVIRISDGSGWQEVDLTNAATFNDVKEILESVSVGDRKLSMTILNDGFQLEYEDGLPGTLAVDDLPGGTMAQDLNIENANGSDPPPLVAGGLTPKVTLTTKLSTLAGGAGLDVSAGLQIQQGEQQFVVDLSEAETLGDVVIAINRSGADVQAVLDETGGSIDIQARRAGVDYAIGENGGQAATNLGIRSSTRETTLASLGHDEGILMSVDEPELTILRPDGTQLDLELENLRTVGDVLDAINDHPDNQDTRRIVASLATHGNGIQLVAPPGADPITVRQPSNGTAGLQLGLIPADSDEATGATEGGVAVLLGEDYSPKEAGGAIDSLLRLEAATRAGDVREIGRLQAKLDEDLDQSVSARGRVGVWSQNLDILRDSASNQVVSLNEQLSEAIDTDFAAVVTDLNSRQTSLEASMRLVGQMAQLSVLNFL; from the coding sequence ATGAGCGTGTCCCCGGTTTCCGGCACTCGAATCAGCGTTCCGCTGCAAACGCAGCAGTTGGTCAGCCAAATGAGTGCCGACCAGTTATCCATCCAATCTTACTACGACCAGCTCAGCACCGGGCGTCGGATCCAGCGAATGGGCGACGATCCGGTGGTGGCAAGCCGCGCGATCGGGCTGCAAAATTCGATTCGTTATGGCGAGCAATTGGTTCGCAACGCCGACCAGGCCTCGGCTTTTTATGCGGCCACCGACGAAACCCTTTCGCAGATCGATGACGCCTTGATCGAAGCCAAAAGTGCGGCGGTCGCGGCGGCTCAGGGCGTGTTGACCGATGACGAGCGGGAGTCGATTGCGGTGGGCATTCGTCAGTCCATCGACCAGGTGCTCGCCGGCAGCAACGCCACCTTTCGCGATCACCAGTTGCTGGGCGGGATTCTCAGCGAGGGACCCGCCTTTGTACAAGAGGGTAGCACGGTGTTGTTCACCGGCACCCAGGCGACGGGGACGGTGCGAGCGGCCAGCGGGATCGATTTGCAGGGCAGCCTGGCAATCAGCGAAGCGTTGGGCAGCAGTGAGCCGATCGTTGAGGGCGCGTCGTTGAATTCGGCCCTCGATGGTGACACGCGACTGGTCGATGCGCACGCCGGCAAGGGCGTGACCACCGGGGTGATTCGCATTTCTGACGGCAGCGGATGGCAGGAGGTCGATCTGACGAACGCGGCCACGTTTAACGACGTTAAGGAGATCCTCGAATCGGTCTCCGTCGGCGATCGCAAACTGTCGATGACGATTCTAAACGACGGCTTTCAGCTGGAATACGAAGACGGCTTGCCCGGCACTTTGGCGGTCGACGACCTGCCCGGCGGTACGATGGCCCAAGACCTGAATATCGAAAATGCCAACGGCAGCGATCCGCCGCCGCTGGTCGCCGGCGGGCTGACTCCCAAAGTCACATTGACGACCAAGCTCAGCACGCTGGCCGGTGGCGCCGGACTGGATGTTTCGGCGGGGCTGCAGATCCAACAGGGCGAACAGCAGTTTGTGGTCGATCTGAGCGAAGCGGAAACGCTGGGCGACGTGGTAATCGCGATCAATCGCAGCGGAGCGGACGTGCAGGCCGTGTTGGATGAAACCGGCGGCAGTATCGATATCCAAGCCCGCCGCGCGGGGGTGGATTACGCGATCGGCGAAAACGGCGGGCAGGCGGCGACGAATCTGGGCATCCGGTCCTCCACTCGCGAAACCACGTTGGCTTCCCTGGGCCACGATGAAGGCATTCTGATGTCGGTCGATGAACCGGAGCTGACGATTCTCCGCCCCGACGGGACCCAGCTGGATTTGGAACTAGAAAATCTGCGGACCGTGGGCGACGTGCTGGACGCGATCAACGACCATCCGGACAACCAGGACACGCGGCGGATCGTGGCCAGTTTGGCTACCCATGGCAACGGGATTCAGCTGGTGGCCCCGCCGGGCGCCGATCCGATCACCGTGCGGCAACCGTCCAACGGGACCGCCGGCTTGCAACTGGGCTTGATCCCCGCCGATAGCGATGAAGCCACCGGGGCCACCGAAGGCGGCGTGGCCGTGTTGTTGGGTGAAGACTATTCGCCCAAAGAGGCCGGTGGGGCGATCGATTCGCTGCTGCGGTTGGAGGCCGCCACACGCGCGGGCGATGTGCGGGAAATCGGTCGGCTGCAGGCCAAACTGGACGAAGACCTGGATCAATCGGTCTCCGCTCGCGGCCGGGTGGGCGTGTGGTCCCAGAATTTAGACATCCTTCGCGACTCCGCTTCCAACCAAGTGGTGTCGCTCAATGAACAACTTTCCGAAGCCATCGATACGGACTTTGCCGCGGTCGTCACCGACCTCAACTCGCGGCAAACCTCCCTGGAAGCCAGCATGCGGCTGGTCGGCCAGATGGCCCAGTTGTCCGTTTTGAATTTCTTGTAG
- the fliW gene encoding flagellar assembly protein FliW, which translates to MRIDTTRFGKLTIEEDQLLLFPQGLIGMETLRQWTLLPDPANELVAWLQSASCGDRALAVVSPRLFVPDYKVRVGQRELAPLNLRPGDETYILSTLSGHVGNLAMNLRAPIIVNLTRRNGCQVVTTDDQPLRQALPMRRSTLRMAA; encoded by the coding sequence ATGCGCATCGATACCACGCGATTCGGAAAACTGACCATCGAAGAGGACCAGCTGTTGCTGTTTCCTCAAGGGTTGATAGGGATGGAGACGCTGCGTCAATGGACGTTGCTGCCCGACCCTGCCAACGAACTGGTGGCTTGGCTGCAGTCCGCTTCCTGTGGCGATCGCGCCCTGGCGGTGGTCAGCCCGCGGCTGTTTGTGCCGGACTACAAGGTCCGCGTCGGACAACGCGAATTGGCGCCGCTGAATCTTCGCCCCGGTGATGAGACCTACATCCTCAGCACGCTGTCGGGGCATGTCGGCAATTTAGCCATGAACCTGCGAGCTCCGATCATTGTCAACCTGACTCGCCGCAATGGTTGTCAGGTTGTCACGACGGATGATCAGCCGCTGCGACAGGCTCTGCCGATGCGACGCTCGACCCTGCGGATGGCGGCGTAA
- the csrA gene encoding carbon storage regulator CsrA: protein MLVLSRHRDESIMIGDDVVVTIVDIRGDKVRLGIEAPQSIPVHRQEVYDAIQRENRRASQMGPGATKDVGGPTDD from the coding sequence ATGCTGGTCCTGTCGCGACACCGTGATGAAAGCATCATGATCGGAGACGATGTAGTCGTCACGATCGTCGACATCCGCGGCGACAAAGTTCGCTTGGGTATCGAAGCTCCGCAGAGTATTCCCGTTCATCGTCAAGAAGTCTACGATGCCATCCAGCGAGAAAATCGCCGGGCGTCGCAGATGGGCCCTGGGGCCACCAAAGACGTCGGCGGACCCACTGACGATTAA
- a CDS encoding FMN-binding protein, whose translation MPDRSPALPVASPSSARPLPSRRRSLIVHVLRWVLVGLLLLTLRYADQQRRLIEQRQPARFDALPTETLTQWFGPTATTQPLQADSGERLVYDADEQLLGRLLITLPQAREVTGYRGPSNVLIGIDSNRRVLGARLLSSQDTVDHVEAIEQSDSFFQQFSGRDAAGVLADVDVVSGATLTSLAIRDSIALRLGAAVPLSTRFPEPLSLPEARSLFADAASMEVDDHQIAEVLGGDGQPLGTLARSGVLEDHLNGYQGPTELLIAFDENDQLREVRIRKSFDNQPYVSYVTEEPWFWDPFRGQSWQQLAAADLQALQVEGVSGATMTSVAAAETLVAAAQRQQQLEQAPVQTPTGPTIRWSWKEYATLGILCGSMLMAWTRLRGYRRLRIGWQWVLVIGLGLLTGNLLSVALLMGWSSSGVAWKLAPGLTAVLFAAFWFAGTSKTPFYCAHVCPHGAIQQQLRGRLPARLRWHPSPRQSYWLQQIPLALLVAAYWVTLTGSGIDLASWEPFDAYLWWTGAGGSLLLAIGSLALSASSPMGYCRFGCPTGHLLSRLRWHRRAGNWTRSDWLVVGLLLASWVYLWAHKNSG comes from the coding sequence ATGCCCGATCGATCCCCTGCGCTACCGGTTGCCTCACCGTCCTCAGCTCGGCCGCTGCCCTCGCGCCGCCGCTCGTTGATCGTCCATGTTCTGCGTTGGGTCTTGGTCGGGCTGTTGCTGCTCACACTGCGATACGCTGACCAACAGCGTCGCCTGATCGAACAACGACAACCGGCTCGCTTCGACGCGTTACCAACCGAAACGTTGACGCAGTGGTTTGGTCCCACCGCCACCACACAACCGCTGCAGGCCGACAGCGGCGAGCGGCTGGTTTACGACGCCGACGAGCAGTTGCTGGGGCGGTTGTTAATCACCTTGCCGCAGGCGCGTGAGGTCACCGGGTACCGCGGCCCCAGCAACGTGTTGATCGGCATCGACAGTAACCGTCGAGTGCTGGGCGCGCGGCTGTTGAGCAGTCAGGACACGGTCGACCATGTGGAGGCCATCGAACAGTCGGATTCGTTTTTCCAGCAGTTTTCCGGTCGGGATGCGGCCGGCGTGTTGGCGGACGTGGACGTGGTTTCCGGTGCCACTCTAACCAGTTTGGCGATTCGTGATTCGATCGCCCTGCGGCTGGGGGCGGCGGTGCCGCTGTCGACGCGGTTCCCCGAACCGCTCAGTCTGCCGGAAGCTCGCTCGCTGTTTGCCGACGCGGCCAGCATGGAAGTCGACGATCATCAGATCGCCGAAGTCTTGGGCGGTGACGGGCAACCGTTAGGCACGCTTGCTCGCAGCGGCGTCTTGGAAGATCATCTGAACGGCTACCAGGGGCCGACGGAGTTGCTGATCGCGTTCGATGAAAACGATCAATTGCGGGAAGTCCGCATCCGCAAATCGTTCGACAACCAACCCTATGTATCGTATGTCACGGAGGAACCCTGGTTTTGGGATCCGTTTCGCGGTCAAAGCTGGCAGCAACTGGCCGCGGCCGACCTGCAGGCCTTGCAAGTCGAAGGCGTCTCGGGCGCGACGATGACCAGCGTCGCGGCGGCAGAAACCCTGGTCGCCGCCGCCCAGCGGCAACAGCAGCTGGAACAGGCCCCCGTGCAGACGCCCACCGGCCCGACGATCCGTTGGTCCTGGAAAGAGTACGCCACGTTGGGGATTCTATGCGGATCGATGCTGATGGCCTGGACGCGGCTGCGCGGCTATCGCAGGCTTCGCATCGGTTGGCAGTGGGTGTTGGTGATCGGGTTGGGATTGTTGACCGGCAACTTACTGTCGGTGGCATTGTTGATGGGCTGGAGTTCCAGCGGAGTCGCGTGGAAACTGGCGCCGGGGCTGACCGCCGTGCTGTTCGCGGCGTTCTGGTTTGCGGGCACCAGCAAGACGCCTTTTTACTGCGCCCATGTCTGTCCGCACGGCGCGATTCAGCAGCAGTTGCGAGGTCGCTTGCCGGCCCGGTTGCGGTGGCATCCCTCGCCGCGGCAAAGTTACTGGCTGCAGCAGATTCCGCTGGCGTTGTTGGTCGCAGCCTATTGGGTGACGTTGACCGGCAGCGGCATCGACCTGGCCAGCTGGGAACCGTTCGACGCTTACCTGTGGTGGACCGGAGCAGGCGGCAGTTTGCTGCTGGCCATTGGCTCGTTGGCGTTGAGTGCCAGCAGTCCGATGGGCTACTGCCGTTTTGGTTGTCCCACGGGGCACTTATTAAGCCGGTTGCGGTGGCATCGGCGAGCGGGCAACTGGACGCGCAGCGATTGGTTGGTAGTGGGCCTGCTACTGGCCTCGTGGGTTTACCTATGGGCGCATAAAAACAGCGGCTGA
- a CDS encoding purine-nucleoside phosphorylase: MPNLAPTLSMIRQRTDLEPRFGIILGSGLGGLADAIEQPQSWDFADLPGFGKSTAGGHRGQLVLGRLAGVPVVAMAGRLHRYGGWSTQQVSFPVAVMHGLGATRLIVSNAAGGVNPKYRVGDIVVIADHMDWMHGNPAARFAARPPAAPAPADPPLAPAVDTLHRSRAVYDPAMLETALRASWRGGFTAYPGTYLATLGPNYETRAEYRMMRRLGADVVGMSTVPEVLAAVGLQMRVLALSMVSNVACPDAPNVANHEEVLAAGAAAEPRMRSIVAAVLAAEREC, encoded by the coding sequence GTGCCAAACCTTGCTCCCACCCTGTCCATGATCCGCCAACGCACCGATTTGGAGCCGCGTTTTGGCATCATCCTTGGCAGCGGACTGGGGGGACTGGCCGATGCGATTGAACAACCTCAATCCTGGGATTTTGCGGATCTGCCGGGCTTTGGGAAAAGCACCGCGGGCGGCCATCGCGGCCAATTGGTGCTGGGGCGTCTGGCCGGCGTGCCGGTGGTGGCGATGGCCGGACGACTGCATCGCTACGGCGGCTGGAGCACCCAGCAAGTCTCCTTCCCGGTCGCGGTGATGCACGGCCTGGGCGCGACGCGGTTGATCGTCAGCAACGCGGCGGGCGGCGTGAACCCCAAATACCGCGTCGGAGATATCGTGGTGATCGCCGACCACATGGACTGGATGCACGGCAATCCGGCCGCGCGCTTCGCGGCTCGCCCACCTGCTGCCCCCGCACCCGCTGACCCGCCACTCGCGCCGGCGGTCGATACGCTTCACCGCAGCCGCGCGGTGTACGATCCGGCGATGCTGGAAACCGCACTGCGTGCCAGCTGGCGTGGCGGCTTTACGGCTTACCCAGGCACCTACCTGGCCACGTTGGGTCCGAACTATGAAACGCGTGCCGAGTACCGCATGATGCGTCGACTGGGCGCCGACGTGGTGGGCATGAGTACGGTGCCCGAGGTGCTGGCCGCGGTGGGACTGCAGATGCGAGTGCTGGCCTTGTCGATGGTCAGCAATGTGGCGTGTCCCGATGCGCCGAACGTCGCCAACCATGAAGAGGTCTTGGCGGCAGGAGCGGCGGCGGAACCACGGATGCGGAGTATCGTCGCAGCGGTGTTGGCAGCGGAACGCGAGTGTTGA
- a CDS encoding RNA polymerase sigma factor, whose translation MSESNTTDAQVVQRIREGDARAWEDLIRRYEGRLLAFAESRVGNRAASEDIVQEAFVGFLTSLPNYDGGRPLESYLFSICAYKLTDHLRREGRRPALRLDSSARRGGDESVAWQLPGSARPASSIARSVERKRLEAVAVQQAIEEQIERWKERGDWAKLKCLELLFVRGVSNKQTAEELGLSEQQVANYKSDFQIRLKAIIRRQNLNEEVFPEL comes from the coding sequence ATGAGCGAATCCAATACCACCGATGCACAGGTCGTCCAGCGAATCCGTGAAGGGGATGCTCGGGCGTGGGAAGATTTAATCCGCCGCTATGAAGGCCGCTTGTTGGCGTTTGCCGAAAGCCGGGTCGGCAACCGCGCGGCCAGCGAAGACATCGTGCAAGAAGCCTTCGTGGGGTTTCTGACCAGTCTGCCCAACTACGACGGCGGCCGACCGCTGGAAAGTTATCTGTTCTCGATCTGCGCTTATAAACTGACCGATCACCTGCGTCGCGAAGGCCGCCGTCCGGCACTGCGGTTGGACAGTTCGGCGCGTCGTGGCGGCGACGAATCGGTGGCCTGGCAACTGCCCGGCAGCGCGCGGCCGGCCAGTTCGATCGCCCGCAGTGTGGAACGCAAACGATTGGAAGCGGTGGCCGTGCAGCAAGCCATCGAAGAACAAATCGAACGTTGGAAAGAACGTGGCGACTGGGCCAAATTGAAATGTTTGGAACTGTTGTTCGTCCGCGGGGTGAGCAACAAACAAACGGCCGAAGAACTGGGGCTGAGCGAGCAGCAGGTCGCCAACTACAAGAGCGACTTTCAGATCCGGCTAAAAGCCATCATCCGTCGCCAAAACCTAAACGAAGAAGTTTTTCCAGAGTTGTAG
- a CDS encoding PDZ domain-containing protein — protein sequence MRTVLLTALLMTCGTVSAQGVLERLRNRLENAPLLDPVPPPAPVTPGLVGERPILGFQAEERTEDGVSSVYVENVQPDTAAAKAGLQPGDQIVKIGDQEIATIEDVTLFMTKRKVGDEVELQVLREGAPVVTTATLQANPKILARPTLPGGPATPAPLPPAAPGVLPPADLAPMQHGRLGVVVENEATTPGRVHARIANIVPGSAADQAGLRVGDVIDSIDAVAIAGALDVQQRMRTTRPGQEVVVGIIRDGVASQLNVRLMGPAPVLTPIPPAEVGATADLPPQIIANPAPAPAMPNSADTERQALGELVEVLQQRIDELEKRVAELESE from the coding sequence ATGCGAACCGTTTTGCTGACCGCCCTGCTGATGACTTGCGGCACCGTTTCGGCACAGGGAGTCCTGGAAAGGCTGCGCAATCGTTTGGAGAACGCTCCGTTGCTGGATCCGGTTCCGCCTCCCGCACCGGTCACTCCCGGCTTGGTCGGCGAACGTCCGATTTTGGGTTTTCAAGCCGAAGAGCGCACCGAAGACGGGGTAAGTAGCGTGTACGTGGAAAACGTACAACCCGATACCGCGGCGGCCAAGGCCGGACTGCAACCGGGCGATCAAATCGTTAAAATCGGCGACCAGGAAATCGCCACCATCGAGGACGTAACGTTGTTCATGACGAAGCGCAAGGTGGGCGACGAAGTGGAACTGCAGGTGCTGCGTGAGGGCGCCCCAGTGGTCACCACGGCCACGCTGCAAGCCAATCCCAAAATCTTGGCGCGCCCCACCCTGCCCGGAGGTCCCGCAACTCCGGCACCGCTGCCACCGGCTGCCCCCGGGGTTCTGCCCCCCGCCGACCTGGCGCCAATGCAGCACGGTCGCCTGGGAGTGGTAGTGGAAAATGAAGCGACTACGCCGGGCCGCGTGCATGCTCGGATCGCCAACATCGTGCCCGGTTCGGCGGCGGATCAGGCGGGCTTGCGAGTCGGCGATGTGATCGACAGCATCGACGCGGTGGCCATCGCCGGCGCCTTGGATGTACAGCAACGGATGCGGACGACGCGACCGGGTCAAGAAGTGGTGGTGGGGATCATCCGCGACGGGGTGGCTTCGCAGCTGAACGTGCGGCTGATGGGCCCCGCTCCGGTCCTCACGCCCATTCCGCCGGCGGAAGTGGGCGCAACCGCAGACCTGCCACCCCAGATCATCGCCAACCCGGCCCCCGCCCCCGCGATGCCCAACAGCGCCGACACCGAACGCCAGGCGTTGGGCGAGTTGGTGGAAGTTCTGCAACAGCGAATCGACGAACTCGAAAAACGCGTCGCGGAATTGGAAAGCGAGTAG
- a CDS encoding GNAT family N-acetyltransferase, translated as MSIGRRHLALTQLADALKNRGAAGVFSSQIRDGDQTLAACLATTIARDAAMLVGCGQLDSLPDSLALQSSLEHLHQQVAAAGMRFVQATSDVDDPSPPFAQADYEKIAQLDYLSATVPPPPTELTPTDSPRTESTSTGERPDRRDVLVVEPLDPRVPAQLARMTAVVEATFDATQDCPKLNRYRSPQDIVAAYLESPALDPTGWRIFQNQHADVACLITTPYQSSATLELTYMGVASDRRGRGWGQRILREAFQIARNSQLTDVMLAVDQQNAPALNVYQQAGFQVVASEAVWGRLA; from the coding sequence ATGTCCATCGGTCGGCGCCATTTGGCTCTCACCCAGTTGGCCGACGCGCTGAAGAATCGTGGCGCGGCAGGGGTGTTCAGCAGTCAGATCCGCGACGGCGACCAGACACTGGCCGCTTGCCTGGCGACCACGATCGCCCGCGACGCCGCCATGCTGGTGGGCTGTGGACAGTTGGATTCGCTGCCCGATTCGCTGGCTTTACAGTCGTCGCTTGAGCATCTGCATCAACAGGTCGCCGCGGCCGGGATGCGTTTTGTTCAAGCCACCAGCGATGTCGACGACCCCAGCCCGCCATTTGCCCAAGCCGATTACGAAAAAATCGCTCAGCTGGATTATCTGTCGGCGACCGTGCCCCCCCCGCCAACCGAATTGACGCCAACCGACTCGCCGCGAACCGAATCGACGTCCACCGGCGAACGACCGGACCGCCGCGATGTGTTGGTGGTCGAACCGCTGGATCCCCGCGTTCCGGCGCAGCTCGCACGGATGACGGCCGTTGTCGAAGCCACCTTCGACGCCACTCAGGATTGCCCGAAACTGAACCGCTATCGCAGCCCTCAAGATATCGTCGCAGCGTACCTGGAGTCCCCGGCGTTGGATCCCACGGGCTGGCGTATCTTTCAAAACCAACACGCCGATGTCGCCTGCTTGATCACCACCCCCTACCAAAGTTCCGCCACGTTGGAATTGACCTACATGGGCGTTGCTTCCGATCGACGCGGTCGAGGCTGGGGGCAGAGAATATTGCGTGAAGCGTTTCAGATCGCCAGGAACTCTCAGCTGACCGATGTGATGTTGGCGGTGGACCAACAAAACGCGCCGGCGCTCAACGTCTATCAGCAGGCAGGGTTCCAAGTCGTCGCCAGTGAAGCGGTGTGGGGACGATTGGCGTAG
- the hemP gene encoding hemin uptake protein HemP, producing MTIPNDQPDPDAKPTPASEAAWSTHIASKIVRFKDLSRCGDEIWIEHDGQLYRLRETRQGKLILTK from the coding sequence ATGACGATTCCCAACGATCAGCCGGACCCCGATGCCAAACCGACCCCGGCCTCCGAAGCGGCTTGGAGCACGCATATCGCTTCAAAAATCGTTCGTTTCAAGGACCTCTCCCGCTGCGGTGACGAGATTTGGATCGAGCATGACGGGCAACTGTACCGGCTGCGAGAAACCCGCCAGGGCAAGTTAATCCTGACCAAATAA
- a CDS encoding tRNA (adenine(22)-N(1))-methyltransferase: protein MPRLDARLKTVARQIRGACHVDVGSDHGHLLKAVIKAGRVEWGIAIENKRQPFLNSQATLAGLAAEVRFGDGLEPLAAGEADSLSICGMGGESIAKILSAFPRRVPDAVVLQPNKRPECVREWGLYSGFHLLDEPRTAGRRAFQILVFRRSASSPDPAYHDVDREAALLFGPHNLRRRDPQFMRALREERRYLEQLDRLDSRAADRLAAIYRVLVDAIEADTAP from the coding sequence ATGCCACGTTTAGATGCTCGTTTAAAAACCGTTGCTCGCCAGATCCGTGGGGCCTGCCATGTGGATGTGGGGTCCGACCATGGGCACTTACTGAAAGCGGTTATCAAGGCGGGGCGAGTCGAATGGGGCATCGCCATTGAAAATAAACGGCAACCCTTTTTGAACTCGCAGGCGACGCTGGCTGGCTTGGCGGCCGAAGTGCGTTTTGGCGATGGTTTGGAACCGTTGGCGGCTGGCGAAGCGGATTCGTTGAGTATCTGTGGAATGGGCGGCGAAAGTATCGCCAAAATTCTCTCGGCGTTCCCCCGGCGGGTGCCGGACGCCGTGGTGTTGCAACCCAACAAGCGCCCTGAATGTGTGCGGGAGTGGGGCCTGTACAGCGGCTTTCATTTGCTCGACGAACCACGTACCGCGGGCCGGCGAGCTTTCCAGATATTGGTCTTTCGCCGCTCCGCCAGCTCGCCGGATCCCGCTTACCATGACGTCGACAGGGAAGCCGCATTGCTGTTCGGACCGCACAACCTTCGGCGACGCGACCCGCAATTCATGCGGGCGCTGCGGGAAGAGCGACGGTATCTCGAGCAACTGGACCGGTTGGACTCGCGTGCCGCCGACCGGCTTGCAGCGATTTACCGCGTCCTCGTCGATGCCATCGAAGCGGACACGGCCCCGTAG
- a CDS encoding DUF1552 domain-containing protein, which yields MTIKKLQRRTFLRGTGVALGLPLLEGMRGSQAQAAQEKHDVRRMLAICAPLGIHTPLLFPQTAGRDYEVTPYLEPLQGVRDKVSVISGLMHPMVDGGHAAENSFLTGAAHPGQPSFRNTISVDQFAAERIGHQTRFPSLVLSADGRGVSYTRSGVMIPAESRPSRVFARFFLDGSQAEKAAQMRRIQDGQSILDLVGQQTRSLQKHLGREDHATLDQYYSSVRELEQRMVLAEQWAQRPKPVVDRKPMTDIEDRAQFTARMRLLFDLIVLALQTDSTRLITLKGPGGNEVVELDGVDDGWHNLSHHGKDEEKIKQLAIIEREEMKLFGEFLQNLDGIREGEHSVLDQTAILLGSNLGNASSHNNTNLPIVAAGGRFRHGQHLAFAPERETPLANLMVSYLQHLGLEVDQFSSGTNSLLPVA from the coding sequence ATGACAATTAAGAAACTTCAACGACGCACGTTCCTTCGCGGTACCGGCGTGGCGTTGGGGCTGCCGCTGCTGGAAGGCATGCGCGGCTCCCAAGCTCAAGCGGCTCAGGAAAAGCACGATGTTCGCCGCATGCTGGCGATCTGCGCGCCGCTGGGCATCCATACGCCGCTGCTGTTTCCGCAAACGGCCGGACGTGATTATGAAGTCACCCCGTACTTGGAACCGCTGCAAGGCGTACGCGACAAGGTGAGCGTCATCTCGGGGTTGATGCATCCCATGGTCGACGGCGGTCACGCGGCGGAGAACAGTTTTCTAACCGGCGCGGCGCATCCGGGGCAGCCGAGTTTTCGCAATACGATATCGGTCGACCAGTTTGCTGCCGAACGCATCGGACACCAGACACGCTTCCCCTCGCTGGTTCTGTCCGCCGATGGCCGTGGCGTATCCTACACCCGCTCGGGCGTCATGATCCCGGCGGAATCGCGACCCTCCCGAGTGTTCGCACGCTTCTTCCTGGATGGTTCTCAAGCCGAAAAAGCGGCTCAGATGCGGCGGATTCAAGACGGCCAGAGCATCCTCGATCTGGTCGGTCAACAGACGCGTTCGCTGCAAAAACATCTTGGTCGGGAAGACCACGCTACGCTGGACCAGTATTATTCCAGCGTCCGCGAACTGGAACAGCGGATGGTATTGGCGGAGCAATGGGCCCAGCGACCGAAGCCGGTCGTGGACCGCAAGCCGATGACCGACATCGAAGACCGCGCCCAGTTCACCGCGCGGATGCGTTTACTGTTTGACTTGATTGTGCTGGCCCTGCAAACCGATTCCACGCGGCTGATCACCCTCAAGGGTCCCGGCGGCAACGAGGTGGTGGAGTTGGACGGCGTCGACGACGGCTGGCACAACCTCAGTCATCACGGCAAGGACGAAGAAAAAATCAAACAGCTGGCGATTATCGAGCGGGAGGAGATGAAACTGTTTGGCGAGTTCTTGCAGAACCTGGACGGGATCCGCGAAGGCGAACACAGCGTGCTGGATCAAACGGCCATCCTGTTGGGTTCGAACCTCGGCAACGCGTCGAGTCACAACAACACCAATTTGCCGATCGTGGCCGCAGGCGGCCGCTTCCGTCACGGTCAGCATCTAGCGTTTGCACCCGAGCGTGAAACGCCCCTGGCCAACCTGATGGTATCCTACCTGCAACACCTGGGATTGGAAGTCGACCAATTCTCCAGCGGCACCAACTCTTTGCTCCCCGTAGCCTAG